One Mesomycoplasma molare genomic window carries:
- a CDS encoding phosphoglycerate kinase translates to MKKTIDDLQLNGKKVLIRVDFNVPIKNGKITSLKRIISSLPTIKKVINEGGKAIVFSHLGRIKEEADKEKKSLEIVAIELSKQLNQEVIFINETRGKKLEKAIDKMKNGQILLFENTRFEDLNDKAESKNNPELGKYWASLGDVFINDAFGTAHRAHASNVGIASNIKESAMGYLLEKEVSALSKVLDKPERPFVAIIGGAKISDKIGVVSSLLEKADKVIIGGGMAYTFNKALGFNIGNSLVEEDKIDLAKEYLEKYKDKIVLPVDHATGKSFEDQERIVNKNNPLQILDGTMGLDIDKYSIELFKKELENAKTVLWNGPMGVTEFSNFKYGTEEVAKAIYKLSDAYSVIGGGDSVAAVESLGFEQAFSHVSTGGGASIEFLEGKELPGIKSIQDK, encoded by the coding sequence ATGAAAAAAACAATAGATGATCTACAATTAAATGGTAAAAAAGTATTAATTAGAGTGGATTTTAATGTTCCAATTAAAAATGGAAAAATTACTTCATTAAAAAGAATTATTTCTTCTTTACCGACAATCAAAAAAGTTATTAATGAAGGAGGAAAAGCTATTGTTTTTTCTCATTTAGGTAGAATCAAAGAAGAAGCGGATAAAGAAAAAAAATCTTTAGAAATTGTAGCAATTGAATTATCTAAGCAACTAAATCAAGAAGTTATATTTATTAATGAAACTAGAGGTAAAAAATTAGAAAAAGCTATTGACAAAATGAAAAATGGTCAAATACTATTATTTGAAAATACTAGATTTGAAGATTTAAATGATAAAGCTGAATCAAAAAATAACCCAGAATTAGGGAAATATTGAGCTTCATTAGGTGATGTTTTCATTAACGATGCTTTTGGAACTGCTCATAGAGCGCATGCTTCAAACGTTGGTATTGCTTCAAATATAAAAGAATCAGCTATGGGTTATTTATTAGAAAAAGAAGTTAGCGCTCTTTCTAAAGTTTTAGATAAACCAGAAAGACCATTTGTTGCTATTATTGGTGGGGCTAAAATTTCAGACAAAATCGGCGTGGTATCTTCACTATTAGAAAAAGCTGATAAAGTTATTATCGGCGGAGGTATGGCTTATACATTTAATAAAGCTTTAGGCTTTAATATTGGTAATTCTTTAGTTGAAGAAGATAAAATCGATTTAGCTAAAGAATATTTAGAAAAATATAAAGATAAAATTGTATTGCCAGTTGATCATGCTACAGGTAAATCTTTTGAAGATCAAGAAAGAATAGTAAATAAAAATAATCCTTTACAAATTCTTGACGGAACTATGGGATTAGATATAGATAAATATTCTATAGAATTATTTAAAAAAGAATTAGAGAATGCTAAAACTGTGCTTTGAAACGGACCAATGGGTGTAACAGAATTTTCTAATTTTAAATATGGAACAGAAGAAGTTGCTAAAGCAATTTACAAATTATCAGATGCTTATTCTGTAATAGGTGGTGGTGATTCTGTTGCCGCTGTTGAATCATTAGGTTTTGAACAAGCATTTAGTCATGTTTCTACAGGTGGTGGTGCTTCTATTGAATTTTTAGAAGGTAAAGAACTTCCTGGAATTAAGTCAATTCAAGATAAATAA
- a CDS encoding OppA family ABC transporter substrate-binding lipoprotein, with protein sequence MKKKRLLFGLGGISVSCLSVATLISCSQIQPHYDRQELSFISNIANSGQKKFDHDFTTKLSSITIENSYITTANLFATVTEGEPEFEAISNPNSSQKYEEKEYRIVKPSYSWTSLILAGTVFVTDENGTISEFDNDNHEIGYLAEGEKPSDSIVILSSNDPRSINSENFKKKLETATKIQIAIKKDIPWVKYNGEKSEYNVELKDFVYGWNRKLLFDTEYRHQKGGSSQIDEELIRLYSLSSGSNFDPSNHVSNDYLFKVFGIDKKNFPSEDKFIQKVEGKEESALTFNKLDSQKANFNELFQKILVDSTYFSPVPHKFIDKKNSESKTTVEGKEYGQFQETDDALKYAYYWYGKDYDNDALYASPYLPLNLSVDRTVYIRNNYYAETGWKAKEETAVKKITRRYNLYPDAVQFNNAQFNNYLEGTLSVLPYSNLSDSNKAIIYNDISQIHFRTSPDKGKLKGSLIRDLVPGARDLLKPGTDFNNGFAEKKYYFNDNYAKLAFGSSIEELAKGKAQLGKTLFSLKSLAFRTIIDSVWNTYSYIRENSKTAIPWISILSPDNKLGGSELNNKTAREEYENINTLFALNSNGEKFYSKTIEEERKQFLNNLSSKATQYQAPNIEVLKAELKKILDDFYKENNLDASKDKVEFSLSNRYRNEAAQKISSLDEVVKLLNSLDPRLKVNSQSKFENQDIWNVLILGLGNSQIGGWSNDYDGSGTIFDGLPQMDGNPIYLAIAHFASLNENDVLVKSFPEFKKYADKFKEAFEEQRLKNENDSYGWVEFAEWINATNSSDAHYQDIQYEYEYEKNSDGTPLNVDEEGNAVPKLDENNQKIYVFTGEGTEKKPVWSQKYKWVLNETTKKYEKQTVERKAIGGNKISLYISTPIFTDEKSTLKFKDETLVQTFEENGQKVQKVFSHSRNKWVNATKPYEFNEYSAIFNLNYQSSITNDQIIELAKELRVLSGFVPEIDLSTNSNVPSISIWNKKIEIPLTQENFINYGNISIKKGEK encoded by the coding sequence ATGAAAAAAAAGAGATTATTATTTGGTCTTGGCGGAATTTCGGTTAGTTGTTTGAGTGTTGCAACTTTAATTTCTTGTTCTCAAATTCAACCACATTATGATAGACAAGAATTAAGTTTCATTTCTAATATAGCTAATTCAGGTCAAAAAAAATTCGATCATGATTTTACAACAAAATTATCTTCTATAACTATAGAGAATAGTTATATAACAACTGCAAACCTTTTTGCTACAGTTACAGAAGGAGAACCGGAGTTTGAGGCTATATCAAATCCTAATTCTAGTCAAAAATACGAAGAAAAAGAATATAGAATTGTAAAACCTTCATATTCTTGAACTAGTTTAATCTTGGCTGGAACAGTTTTTGTAACAGATGAAAATGGAACAATTAGCGAATTTGACAATGACAATCATGAAATAGGATATTTAGCAGAAGGTGAAAAACCATCAGATTCTATTGTTATTTTATCCTCTAATGATCCTAGATCAATAAATAGTGAAAATTTTAAAAAGAAACTAGAAACTGCTACAAAAATTCAAATCGCTATTAAAAAAGACATTCCGTGAGTAAAGTATAACGGTGAAAAAAGTGAATATAACGTTGAATTAAAAGATTTTGTTTATGGATGAAATAGAAAATTACTTTTTGATACAGAATACAGACATCAAAAAGGTGGATCTAGTCAAATAGATGAAGAATTAATTAGATTATATTCATTGAGTTCTGGAAGTAACTTCGACCCTTCAAACCACGTTTCTAATGATTATTTATTTAAAGTTTTTGGTATTGATAAAAAAAATTTCCCTTCAGAAGATAAATTTATTCAAAAAGTAGAAGGAAAAGAAGAAAGTGCTTTAACCTTTAATAAATTAGATAGTCAAAAAGCTAATTTTAATGAATTATTTCAAAAAATATTAGTTGATTCTACATATTTTTCACCTGTACCTCATAAATTTATAGATAAGAAAAATAGTGAATCAAAAACCACAGTCGAAGGTAAAGAATATGGTCAATTTCAAGAAACAGATGATGCATTAAAATATGCTTATTACTGATATGGTAAAGATTATGACAATGATGCATTATATGCTTCTCCTTATTTACCTTTAAATCTTTCAGTAGATAGAACTGTTTATATAAGAAATAATTATTATGCAGAAACAGGGTGAAAAGCAAAAGAAGAAACTGCAGTTAAAAAGATAACAAGAAGATATAATCTTTATCCTGATGCAGTGCAATTTAATAATGCTCAATTTAATAATTATCTAGAAGGAACACTTTCTGTTTTACCATATAGTAACTTATCTGACTCTAACAAAGCAATCATTTATAATGATATTTCTCAAATTCATTTTAGAACCTCTCCTGATAAAGGAAAATTAAAAGGATCTTTAATAAGAGATTTAGTTCCAGGAGCGAGAGATTTATTAAAACCAGGAACAGACTTTAATAATGGTTTTGCAGAAAAAAAATATTATTTTAATGATAATTATGCAAAATTAGCTTTTGGTAGTTCGATAGAAGAACTTGCAAAAGGTAAGGCACAATTAGGAAAAACTTTATTTAGTCTTAAATCTTTAGCTTTTAGAACAATAATAGATTCAGTTTGAAATACTTACTCTTATATAAGAGAAAATTCTAAAACAGCAATTCCTTGAATTTCTATTTTATCACCAGATAATAAGTTAGGTGGAAGCGAATTAAATAATAAAACAGCAAGAGAAGAATATGAAAATATTAATACTCTTTTTGCTTTAAATTCAAATGGAGAAAAATTTTATTCTAAAACAATAGAGGAAGAAAGAAAACAATTTTTAAATAATCTAAGTTCTAAAGCTACCCAATATCAAGCGCCTAATATAGAAGTTTTAAAAGCGGAATTAAAGAAAATCTTAGATGATTTTTATAAAGAAAATAATTTAGATGCAAGTAAGGATAAAGTAGAGTTTTCTCTATCTAATAGATATAGAAATGAAGCAGCGCAAAAGATTTCTTCATTAGACGAAGTTGTAAAACTCTTAAATTCATTAGACCCAAGATTAAAAGTAAATTCTCAATCAAAATTTGAAAATCAAGATATTTGAAATGTATTGATTTTAGGATTAGGTAATTCTCAAATCGGTGGATGATCTAATGACTATGATGGATCCGGAACAATTTTTGATGGTTTACCTCAAATGGATGGGAATCCTATTTATTTAGCTATTGCTCACTTCGCTTCTTTAAATGAAAATGATGTTTTAGTTAAAAGTTTTCCTGAATTTAAAAAATATGCAGATAAATTTAAAGAGGCATTTGAAGAACAAAGATTAAAAAATGAAAATGATTCTTATGGTTGAGTAGAATTTGCTGAATGAATTAATGCAACAAACTCTAGTGATGCTCATTATCAAGATATTCAATACGAGTATGAATATGAAAAAAATTCAGACGGAACACCTTTAAATGTTGATGAAGAAGGTAATGCGGTACCAAAACTTGATGAAAATAATCAAAAAATATATGTTTTCACAGGTGAAGGAACTGAAAAAAAACCTGTTTGAAGTCAAAAATATAAATGAGTTTTAAATGAAACAACTAAAAAATATGAAAAACAAACTGTAGAAAGAAAAGCGATAGGTGGAAACAAAATTTCTCTTTATATTTCTACACCTATCTTTACTGACGAAAAAAGTACATTAAAATTTAAAGATGAAACATTAGTTCAAACATTTGAAGAAAATGGACAAAAAGTTCAAAAGGTATTTAGTCATTCAAGAAATAAATGAGTTAATGCTACAAAACCGTATGAATTTAACGAATATTCTGCCATCTTTAATTTAAATTACCAATCAAGTATTACAAATGATCAAATAATAGAATTAGCTAAAGAATTGAGAGTGCTTTCTGGTTTTGTTCCAGAAATTGATTTATCTACAAATTCTAATGTACCTTCTATAAGTATTTGAAATAAAAAAATAGAAATCCCACTAACTCAAGAAAATTTTATAAATTATGGAAATATTTCTATTAAGAAAGGAGAAAAATAG
- a CDS encoding ABC transporter permease — protein MFKYFLKRLGLALITFLIIIFIVYVLQVSFGKNPFSEQGLKDAANKLSGGDPSKKIDPLVFYGFDKNAVIRFWLWLTNFVSGDVGIIYSDTTEYSHQIPKLFFEPLKWTVAVSLPAFILSVILGVSLGVIAAYNRGKWIDSAITFFVTLFVALPAFVIAPIIVLITSQAGLPFEFKDPRDVPVDITVASLITPILVFTLSSLAGYTIFVRNQVVTVLTSNQVLIAKSKGLSKWNIFKKHVLRNASVILVGTIMFSYIGLLSGSIILEKFFRIPGSSSIIVSYTENGEINVIMFSLVFFTSLSMITLIFVDMSYAWMDPRIKIANSENSKNYFVLFKKYLQRNKTLKTINLASNNKGGE, from the coding sequence GTGTTTAAATATTTTTTAAAAAGACTAGGATTAGCCTTAATCACCTTTTTAATTATTATTTTTATAGTTTATGTTTTACAAGTTTCTTTTGGGAAAAATCCTTTTAGTGAACAAGGATTGAAAGATGCTGCTAATAAATTAAGTGGTGGAGATCCTTCAAAAAAAATAGATCCTTTAGTATTTTATGGATTTGATAAAAATGCAGTAATTAGATTTTGACTTTGACTAACTAATTTTGTTTCAGGGGATGTAGGTATAATTTATAGTGACACAACAGAATATAGTCATCAAATACCAAAATTATTTTTTGAACCATTAAAATGAACTGTTGCAGTTTCATTGCCAGCATTTATTTTAAGTGTAATTTTAGGAGTATCATTAGGTGTTATAGCTGCATATAATAGAGGAAAATGAATTGACAGTGCAATAACTTTCTTTGTTACACTCTTTGTAGCATTACCTGCATTTGTTATTGCTCCTATAATAGTTTTAATAACTTCTCAAGCAGGACTACCATTTGAATTTAAAGATCCTAGAGATGTACCTGTTGATATTACAGTCGCTTCGTTAATTACACCTATATTAGTATTTACACTTTCTTCGTTGGCTGGATATACTATTTTCGTTAGAAATCAAGTTGTAACAGTTTTAACTTCTAACCAAGTATTAATTGCTAAGTCTAAAGGGCTTTCAAAGTGAAATATATTTAAAAAACATGTTTTAAGAAATGCTTCTGTTATTTTAGTAGGAACTATTATGTTTTCATATATAGGTCTTTTATCAGGAAGTATTATTCTAGAAAAATTCTTTAGAATCCCAGGTTCTTCATCAATAATAGTTAGTTACACTGAAAATGGAGAAATAAATGTTATCATGTTTTCTTTAGTATTTTTCACTTCATTATCTATGATAACATTAATATTTGTTGATATGTCTTATGCATGAATGGACCCGAGAATTAAAATTGCCAATTCTGAAAATTCTAAAAACTATTTCGTATTATTTAAAAAATATTTACAAAGAAATAAAACATTAAAAACAATTAATTTAGCTTCAAATAATAAAGGAGGAGAATAA
- a CDS encoding ABC transporter permease — protein sequence MENKNISLAFGKKYKFSQADKELLKFSNINKNIVSTSSVTGKPAKLFVDVLKRFLANKYAVSALIIFILLLVTAFIAWAFSPFSTTKPISEVSSTLVTELRPSFQGDVTFTLSTELLQEINKINSSLIKGTPKNIGPETWVVTLNPYEVIDAIDKKDVSVYAFMGTDSYGRDIWLRTWVGTINAIAIAFAIALIETIIGVIIGAFLGFNVGKRIDTLGLRLIEIFNAIPWVVLFIILVGIFGTSSLSLILILSLTGWTGAASTTRSYTITVKDEEYVYASQAIGASKMRLIFSHILPAISGKLANSFVLRITAGIQAIAGIAFLGFIKEGVESAPNLGLLITSSASLINQNPWALAFPSLILLVISLSLRFVALGFHDALDPKVVKKGAA from the coding sequence ATGGAAAATAAAAATATTAGTTTAGCTTTTGGAAAAAAATATAAATTTTCACAAGCTGATAAAGAATTACTAAAATTTTCTAATATTAATAAAAATATTGTTTCAACTTCCTCAGTTACAGGAAAGCCTGCTAAATTATTTGTTGATGTTTTAAAAAGATTTTTAGCAAATAAATATGCAGTTTCAGCTTTAATTATTTTCATATTATTGTTAGTAACTGCTTTTATAGCATGAGCTTTTTCTCCTTTTTCTACAACTAAACCTATTTCAGAAGTTTCATCTACTTTAGTTACAGAATTAAGACCTAGTTTTCAAGGTGATGTAACTTTTACATTGTCCACAGAACTTTTACAAGAAATAAATAAAATTAATTCGAGTTTAATAAAGGGAACTCCTAAAAATATAGGACCAGAAACTTGAGTAGTTACATTAAATCCCTACGAAGTTATAGATGCTATAGATAAAAAAGATGTTTCAGTATATGCATTTATGGGAACTGATTCATATGGGAGAGATATTTGATTAAGAACTTGAGTAGGAACTATTAACGCAATAGCAATAGCATTTGCAATAGCATTAATAGAAACTATAATCGGTGTTATTATTGGAGCTTTTTTAGGATTTAATGTTGGTAAAAGGATAGATACTCTGGGATTAAGATTAATCGAAATATTTAATGCTATACCATGAGTAGTATTATTTATTATATTAGTAGGTATTTTTGGTACCAGTTCATTATCTTTAATATTAATATTATCATTAACAGGTTGAACTGGAGCAGCTTCTACTACAAGGTCTTATACAATCACAGTTAAAGATGAAGAATACGTGTATGCTTCTCAAGCAATCGGAGCTTCAAAAATGAGATTAATTTTTTCTCATATTCTACCTGCAATTTCTGGAAAATTAGCAAATAGTTTTGTTTTAAGAATAACAGCAGGAATCCAAGCTATAGCAGGAATTGCATTTTTAGGATTCATAAAAGAAGGAGTTGAATCAGCTCCAAATTTAGGGTTATTAATTACTAGCTCAGCAAGTTTAATTAACCAAAATCCATGAGCATTAGCATTTCCATCATTGATTTTATTAGTAATTTCACTTTCATTAAGATTTGTTGCATTAGGATTCCATGATGCTTTAGATCCAAAAGTAGTTAAAAAAGGAGCGGCATAG
- a CDS encoding ABC transporter ATP-binding protein: MEKEQNKNDILLLVKNLRVSFKEKKQKFINIVRGVDLKIKRGEIVGLVGESGSGKTVTSKALLGINELAFTKSDKMEIAGIDISKFKKDKEWLQIRGKKIGYIPQDPLTALNPTRTIGKQLLDVLEKDERFKNKQEKIDYLISLLESFGIANAKERFNAYPHTLSGGQKQRVVIAMVVAAQPELIIADEPTTALDPTVQASVLALFNEIREKYKISLIFISHNISVIAKFCDYIYVLYAGKVVERGTRKDIFTDPRHPYTWALISAIPENKNQKLYNIKGTPPDMANLPAGDPFAPRNDYALEIDFEKEPPLIEISPTHAAATWLLHPEAPKFELSEQLKTRLKLFREVFEKNENK, from the coding sequence ATGGAAAAAGAACAAAATAAAAACGATATTCTTTTACTTGTAAAAAATTTAAGAGTATCTTTTAAAGAAAAAAAACAAAAATTTATCAATATAGTACGTGGAGTAGATTTAAAAATTAAAAGAGGGGAAATTGTTGGACTTGTTGGTGAGTCAGGTTCGGGAAAAACAGTTACTTCAAAAGCTTTACTAGGAATCAATGAATTAGCTTTTACTAAAAGCGATAAAATGGAAATAGCGGGAATTGATATTTCTAAATTTAAAAAAGATAAAGAATGATTACAAATAAGAGGTAAAAAAATAGGTTACATTCCTCAAGATCCATTAACAGCATTAAATCCCACAAGAACTATCGGTAAACAACTGCTAGATGTTTTAGAAAAAGATGAAAGATTTAAAAACAAACAAGAAAAAATCGATTATTTAATTTCTTTATTAGAGTCTTTCGGAATAGCTAATGCAAAAGAAAGATTTAATGCTTATCCTCACACTTTAAGTGGTGGTCAAAAACAAAGAGTTGTAATAGCTATGGTAGTTGCTGCACAACCTGAATTAATTATCGCAGATGAGCCGACAACTGCGCTAGATCCTACCGTACAAGCTTCAGTTTTAGCTTTATTTAACGAAATTAGAGAAAAGTATAAAATCTCTTTAATATTTATTTCTCATAACATTTCAGTTATTGCTAAGTTTTGTGATTATATTTATGTTTTATATGCTGGGAAAGTTGTAGAAAGAGGAACTAGAAAAGATATTTTTACTGATCCAAGACACCCTTATACTTGAGCTTTAATTAGTGCAATTCCAGAAAATAAAAATCAAAAATTATATAACATAAAAGGAACACCACCAGATATGGCAAACTTACCAGCAGGAGATCCTTTTGCGCCTAGAAATGATTATGCTTTAGAAATTGACTTCGAAAAAGAACCACCTTTAATTGAAATTTCTCCTACACACGCAGCTGCAACATGATTATTACATCCTGAAGCACCTAAATTTGAATTAAGCGAACAGTTAAAAACAAGACTTAAATTATTTAGAGAGGTTTTTGAAAAAAATGAAAACAAATAA
- a CDS encoding ATP-binding cassette domain-containing protein: MKTNKEKTILDVKNLKKYFYTKKGILKAVDNVNFKLFEGEVLGLIGESGSGKTTVGRSIIRLYDRYNGQVTLENKIISGKRIGRTKDKFMRKNMQMIFQDPHASLNGQKNVYSILKEPLKVNGIIKEKLVDIFTDWEKITENFKYTFLRKYLEQKLDNKNSIINEANEYFKEWEYHFDDFDDFDKMSESNSDEDIFNAYFAYLAKRQFHESKAINQMYRGVANLYNFYFEKQKEYRDGNLSFDEKELRESNLALKEIERYTKNSRKNVSILDNIKTKEKELREFAQKQKEEFINSKNYINNYIYEFKSEYLLNKNSAIAAENFKDYSFFYKRAIVNKITKDFLENKKSLFDFSSNILYWLSVKEIDEFVNLFNDFNIKIIEKYENKFLKIKNDNNEVWNSKKELESEFLSEYASLDLDKYFDLANSKKIEFNNYIESQKTEILKLKSQVSKEKEIDKVDLIKFSLIKAIHKKNLHIFDHELANFKKEFDIWEANILEKIESKKIEVSKISEKQKVLDAKFKEIHNKFLAWLTNKLQQNGLSKKEIKHQLDGYNQKINEKLALFKSFNLELKVLDKIYYRVLYLLGLHKDQNIFLTKQVVKKVMYDEAIYSALEEVGLLRQFAYRYPHEFSGGQRQRIVIARALISQPKVIIADEPIASLDISIQAQIVNLLKNLVEKKGIGLIFIAHDLSMVEYIADNIIIMHLGKIVERGKTEEIYSNPKHPYTINLFKSIPKMSNAHEPFEASNFELNYLKEQNFLNPIEEKLVNNSKTHKVYGTKNQLEKWLNNNEK, from the coding sequence ATGAAAACAAATAAAGAAAAAACAATATTGGATGTTAAAAATCTTAAAAAATATTTTTACACTAAAAAAGGAATATTAAAAGCTGTTGATAATGTAAATTTCAAATTATTCGAGGGTGAAGTTTTAGGGTTAATCGGTGAGTCAGGTTCTGGTAAAACTACCGTGGGTAGATCTATTATTAGGTTATATGATAGATATAATGGACAAGTTACTTTAGAAAATAAAATTATTTCAGGTAAAAGAATTGGAAGAACTAAAGATAAGTTTATGAGAAAAAACATGCAGATGATTTTCCAAGATCCGCATGCTTCTTTAAATGGCCAAAAAAATGTATATTCTATCTTAAAAGAACCTTTAAAAGTTAATGGAATTATTAAAGAAAAATTAGTTGATATATTTACGGACTGAGAAAAAATTACTGAAAACTTTAAATATACTTTTTTAAGAAAGTACTTAGAGCAAAAATTAGATAATAAAAATAGTATCATAAATGAAGCTAATGAGTATTTTAAAGAATGAGAATACCATTTTGACGATTTTGATGATTTTGATAAAATGTCTGAATCAAACAGTGATGAAGATATTTTCAATGCATATTTTGCTTATTTAGCAAAAAGACAATTTCATGAATCTAAAGCAATAAATCAAATGTATAGAGGAGTTGCTAATCTTTATAATTTTTATTTTGAAAAACAAAAAGAATATAGAGATGGTAACTTAAGTTTTGATGAAAAAGAACTAAGAGAATCTAATTTAGCATTAAAAGAAATAGAAAGATACACTAAAAATTCTAGAAAAAATGTTTCAATTTTAGATAACATAAAGACAAAAGAAAAAGAACTAAGAGAATTTGCTCAAAAACAAAAAGAAGAGTTTATTAATTCTAAAAATTACATTAACAATTATATTTATGAGTTTAAAAGTGAATATCTTTTAAATAAAAATAGTGCAATTGCTGCAGAAAATTTTAAAGATTATTCTTTTTTCTATAAAAGAGCTATTGTAAATAAAATTACAAAAGATTTTTTAGAAAATAAAAAATCATTATTTGATTTTAGTTCAAATATTTTATATTGATTATCAGTAAAAGAAATAGATGAGTTTGTCAATTTATTTAATGACTTTAACATTAAAATTATTGAAAAATATGAAAACAAATTTTTAAAAATTAAAAATGATAATAATGAAGTGTGAAACTCTAAAAAAGAACTAGAATCTGAGTTTTTATCTGAATACGCTTCTTTAGATTTAGATAAATATTTTGATCTAGCAAATAGTAAAAAAATAGAATTTAACAATTATATCGAATCTCAAAAAACAGAAATTTTAAAATTAAAATCTCAAGTTTCTAAAGAAAAAGAAATTGATAAAGTTGATTTAATCAAATTTTCATTAATAAAAGCTATCCACAAAAAAAATCTGCATATTTTTGATCATGAATTAGCTAATTTTAAAAAAGAATTTGATATTTGAGAAGCAAATATTTTAGAAAAAATAGAAAGCAAAAAAATAGAAGTATCTAAAATTAGTGAAAAACAAAAAGTGTTAGACGCTAAATTCAAAGAAATTCATAATAAATTTTTAGCATGATTAACTAATAAACTTCAACAAAATGGTTTAAGTAAAAAGGAAATAAAACATCAATTAGATGGTTATAATCAAAAAATAAACGAAAAACTTGCGTTGTTTAAGTCTTTTAACTTAGAACTAAAAGTATTGGATAAAATTTATTATAGAGTTTTATATTTACTAGGTTTACATAAAGATCAAAATATATTTTTAACTAAACAAGTAGTTAAAAAAGTAATGTATGATGAAGCTATTTATAGCGCTTTAGAAGAGGTAGGTCTTTTAAGACAATTTGCTTATCGTTATCCTCACGAATTTTCAGGAGGACAAAGACAAAGAATAGTTATAGCTAGAGCTTTAATTAGTCAACCTAAAGTTATAATCGCTGATGAACCTATAGCATCTTTAGATATTTCTATCCAAGCGCAAATAGTTAATTTATTGAAAAATTTAGTTGAGAAAAAAGGAATTGGATTAATATTTATTGCGCACGATCTTTCAATGGTTGAATATATAGCTGATAACATTATAATTATGCATCTAGGAAAAATAGTAGAAAGAGGTAAAACAGAAGAAATTTATTCTAATCCAAAACACCCTTATACTATTAATCTATTTAAATCTATTCCTAAGATGTCAAACGCTCATGAACCTTTTGAAGCTTCTAATTTCGAATTAAATTACTTAAAAGAACAAAATTTTCTTAATCCAATTGAAGAAAAATTGGTTAACAATTCAAAAACTCATAAAGTTTATGGAACTAAAAATCAATTAGAAAAATGATTAAATAATAATGAAAAATAA
- a CDS encoding DUF3899 domain-containing protein, with product MKNNFSYFWKNKIIRKIKKLDFIYLAIWTILFTILFFLMIFSFNKISWYDALFNLAFLILAITILSLVIKFGLFDIYSRSIKNWNIKKENKILKENRMQQKELISPGKQTEIRKEQTYLNIIIGLLAFIILFIISAPFVFS from the coding sequence ATGAAAAATAATTTTAGTTATTTTTGAAAAAATAAAATAATTAGAAAAATCAAAAAGCTTGATTTTATTTATTTAGCTATATGAACTATATTATTTACGATTTTATTTTTTCTTATGATTTTCTCTTTTAATAAAATTTCTTGGTATGATGCACTTTTTAACTTAGCTTTTTTGATATTAGCAATTACTATATTATCTTTAGTTATAAAATTTGGATTATTTGATATTTATTCAAGAAGCATAAAAAATTGAAATATTAAAAAAGAAAACAAGATATTAAAAGAAAATAGAATGCAACAAAAAGAATTAATTTCACCAGGAAAACAAACTGAAATAAGAAAAGAACAAACATATTTAAACATAATTATAGGTTTACTTGCTTTTATTATTTTATTTATAATAAGTGCACCATTTGTCTTTTCGTAA
- a CDS encoding IS30 family transposase, with protein MQSNYVFPIWARPKHIDLRETFGHWEGDLVIGKKSAGHSSLLTLVERKSRLGIIVKVSSKNPFYINKVLYERINTLELPVESITFDNGIEFNAVGILAKN; from the coding sequence GTGCAGTCAAATTATGTATTTCCTATTTGAGCTAGACCAAAACATATTGATTTAAGAGAAACATTTGGGCATTGAGAGGGTGATTTAGTTATAGGTAAAAAATCCGCAGGGCATTCTAGTCTTTTAACTTTAGTGGAAAGAAAAAGTAGGTTGGGAATAATTGTAAAAGTTTCAAGTAAAAACCCTTTTTACATTAATAAAGTTCTTTATGAAAGAATAAATACACTAGAATTACCCGTTGAAAGTATTACTTTTGATAATGGAATTGAATTTAATGCGGTTGGAATATTAGCAAAAAATTAG